A region of Necator americanus strain Aroian chromosome I, whole genome shotgun sequence DNA encodes the following proteins:
- a CDS encoding hypothetical protein (NECATOR_CHRI.G4028.T1) — MSTGIPSRKLTDKLGQPRSGAANLLRAAICKFHKRGGRCEGGGAAIAQRRVRGPFVDGRTDERDGQSLANWPPPTDHRSSSAADHCFLRDSSASAFIHLFSGSVFRMLNPIS, encoded by the coding sequence ATGTCCACGGGAATCCCGAGCAGAAAATTGACGGACAAGCTCGGACAACCCCGATCCGGAGCGGCTAATCTGCTTCGTGCTGCAATATGCAAATTCCACAAGCGCGGTGGTCGCTGTGAAGGGGGCGGGGCGGCGATTGCGCAACGGCGGGTCCGTGGACCTTTCgtggacggacggacggacgaaCGGGACGGCCAGTCCCTGGCTAATTGGCCACCGCCGACTGACCATCGATCCAGCTCCGCTGCTGATCATTGTTTTCTACGTGACAGCTCTGCTTctgcattcattcatttgttttctggaaGCGTTTTCCGGATGTTGAACCCCATATCATAG